GGTCACCGCGCCGGAGCTCCGCCGGGAGGTGCAGCGCGTCGTGGACGACGGTCACACCCGGGTGGCGATGGACCTCAGTGCCGTGGCGTTCATCGACTCGTCCGGGCTCGGCGCCCTGATCAGCGGGCTCAAGACCGCCCGCGCCGCCGGTGGGGACTTGCGGCTCGCCGGGGCCGGGGACCACGTC
This region of Leifsonia sp. fls2-241-R2A-40a genomic DNA includes:
- a CDS encoding STAS domain-containing protein — encoded protein: MNITTSIRDDGVAVLAAEGRISLVTAPELRREVQRVVDDGHTRVAMDLSAVAFIDSSGLGALISGLKTARAAGGDLRLAGAGDHVTRVLRLTNLDRILRVFPSSDDTYRD